A genomic segment from Glycine soja cultivar W05 chromosome 18, ASM419377v2, whole genome shotgun sequence encodes:
- the LOC114394721 gene encoding protein trichome birefringence-like 43 — MEWSFSISVVLFLTLLIQIHGSGYLDHKQARGFAENYGCNLFQGSWVYDDSYPLYETSQCPFIEREFDCQNNGRPDKYYLKYRWQPAGCNLTRFNGEDFLTRLRGKSIMFVGDSLGLNQWQSLTCMLHTAVPQAPYSLARNGDVSIFTFPTYDVKVMFSRNALLVDIVGESIGRVLKLDSIQAGQTWKGIDVMIFDSWHWWIHTGRKQPWDLIQVGNRTYRDMDRLVAYEIALNTWAKWVDYNIDPTRTRVFFQGVSPDHQNPAQWGEPRANLCEGQTRPILGFRYPGGPLPAELVLEKVLRAMQKPVYLLDITTLSQLRIDGHPSVYGFGGHLDPDCSHWCLAGVPDTWNELLYASLVKN, encoded by the exons ATGGAGTGGTCTTTCTCCATATCCGTGGTGCTGTTTCTTACCCTTCTCATTCAAATACATGGAAGTGGTTATCTTGATCACAAGCAAGCAAGAGGCTTTGCAGAGAATTATGGTTGTAATTTGTTCCAAGGAAGCTGGGTTTATGATGATTCATACCCTCTTTATGAAACCTCTCAGTGTCCCTTTATAGAGAGGGAATTTGATTGTCAAAACAATGGTAGACCAGATAAGTATTATCTCAAGTATAGATGGCAGCCCGCAGGGTGTAACTTAACAAG ATTCAATGGTGAAGATTTCTTAACAAGACTTAGAGGGAAGAGTATCATGTTTGTGGGAGACTCTTTGGGTTTGAACCAATGGCAATCACTCACTTGCATGCTTCACACAGCTGTGCCACAAGCCCCATACAGCTTAGCAAGGAATGGAGATGTCTCCATTTTCACCTTTCCG ACCTATGATGTTAAGGTAATGTTCTCGCGTAATGCATTACTTGTGGACATTGTTGGTGAGAGTATCGGTCGAGTATTGAAACTAGATTCAATTCAAGCTGGCCAAACGTGGAAAGGAATAGATGTAATGATATTTGACTCTTGGCATTGGTGGATTCACACAGGAAGAAAACAACC ATGGGATTTGATTCAAGTAGGGAATCGTACATATAGAGATATGGATCGCTTGGTTGCATATGAGATAGCATTGAATACATGGGCCAAATGGGTTGATTACAATATTGATCCTACCCGAACAAGGGTGTTCTTCCAAGGAGTCTCTCCAGATCATCAAAA TCCAGCGCAATGGGGTGAGCCAAGAGCAAACTTATGTGAAGGGCAAACTAGGCCAATATTGGGATTCAGGTACCCAGGAGGACCACTCCCAGCAGAGTTGGTATTGGAGAAAGTGCTAAGAGCTATGCAAAAGCCTGTGTATTTGCTGGACATTACTACCCTATCCCAACTAAGGATAGATGGCCACCCGTCTGTTTATGGCTTTGGAGGGCATTTGGACCCGGATTGTAGCCACTGGTGCCTAGCTGGTGTTCCTGATACTTGGAATGAGCTTCTGTATGCTAGTCTCGTTAAAAATTAA